In Rutidosis leptorrhynchoides isolate AG116_Rl617_1_P2 chromosome 2, CSIRO_AGI_Rlap_v1, whole genome shotgun sequence, one genomic interval encodes:
- the LOC139893996 gene encoding metal transporter Nramp2-like, translated as MIPNPPPPPPDSNPESESHTLLPLSTDYTPITNHTTTVAGAGEDAYESKDKIIIEGLDSISDYDTIPPFSWAKLWLFTGPGFLMSIAFLDPGNLEGDLQAGAIAGYSLLWLLMWATCMGLLIQLLSARIGVATGKHLAELCRVEYPKWAGLLLWVMAEVALIGADIQEVIGSAIAIQILSNGVLPLWVGVVITASDCFMFLLLENYGVRNLEAVFAVLISTMGLSFAWMFSDARPNGKQLLIGLLVPKLSSRTIRQAVGVVGCVIMPHNVFLHSALVQSRQIDPNKKGRVQEAINYYTIESSAALFISFMINLFVTTVFAKGFYGTSEADSIGLVNAGNYLEKMYGGGFIPVLYIWGIGLLAAGQSSTITGTYAGQFIMGGFLNLRLEKWLRALITRSCAIVPTMIVALVFNKSEASLDVLNEWLNVLQSIQIPFALIPLLTLVAKDDVMGVFKIGPTLEKIAWSVAALVMVINGYLLLDFFIAEVSGFLFGSLAVTCTAAYVAFILYLINHGDCLPSRWFSNLVNKGYSYIGK; from the exons ATGATCCCCAATCCTCCGCCACCGCCGCCGGATTCAAATCCCGAATCCGAATCTCATACTCTCCTACCTCTGTCCACCGACTACACCCCGATCACCAATCACACCACCACCGTCGCCGGCGCCGGAGAAGACGCATACGAATCAAAAGACAAGATCATTATCGAAGGTCTAGATTCGATCTCAGATTACGACACAATACCCCCATTCTCATGGGCAAAACTATGGTTATTCACAGGGCCAGGTTTTTTAATGAGTATAGCTTTTTTAGATCCTGGTAATTTAGAAGGCGATTTACAAGCCGGTGCAATTGCAGGTTATTCGTTATTATGGTTATTAATGTGGGCCACATGTATGGGTTTATTAATTCAGTTATTATCAGCTAGAATTGGTGTTGCAACAGGGAAACATTTAGCTGAACTTTGTAGAGTTGAGTATCCAAAATGGGCCGGGTTGTTGTTATGGGTCATGGCTGAGGTGGCATTAATTGGGGCTGATATTCAAGAAGTTATTGGTAGTGCTATTGCTATTCAAATACTGAGTAATGGTGTTTTGCCTCTTTGGGTTGGTGTTGTGATTACTGCTTCTGATTG TTTCATGTTTTTACTTCTCGAGAACTATGGAGTAAGGAATTTGGAAGCTGTTTTTGCAGTTCTCATCTCAACGATGGGACTATCGTTTGCGTGGATGTTTTCTGATGCACGACCTAATGGAAAACAACTTCTAATAG GTCTATTGGTTCCAAAGCTAAGTTCAAGAACGATTCGCCAGGCTGTTGGAGTAGTAGGGTGTGTAATAATGCCTCACAACGTATTTCTGCATTCAGCGTTGGTACAATCAAGACAAATCGACCCAAACAAAAAAGGACGGGTTCAAGAAGCGATTAATTATTACACAATCGAATCATCTGCCGCCCTTTTCATTTCTTTTATGATTAATTTATTCGTTACAACCGTTTTCGCCAAGGGCTTTTACGGTACTTCAGAGGCCGATTCAATCGGCCTTGTAAATGCGGGTAATTATCTTGAAAAAATGTACGGCGGAGGCTTTATTCCGGTTTTGTATATTTGGGGTATCGGGTTATTGGCTGCAGGTCAAAGTAGTACCATTACGGGTACTTATGCGGGTCAGTTTATTATGGGCGGGTTTCTTAACCTTCGTTTGGAAAAATGGTTAAGGGCGTTGATTACTAGAAGTTGTGCAATCGTACCAACTATGATTGTAGCCCTTGTTTTTAACAAATCGGAAGCTTCGTTAGATGTGTTAAATGAATGGCTTAACGTTCTTCAGTCTATTCAGATCCCGTTTGCGCTTATTCCTTTGTTAACACTTGTGGCGAAAGATGATGTCATGGGTGTTTTCAAAATTGGACCGACTCTAGAG AAAATTGCATGGAGTGTAGCAGCCTTAGTGATGGTGATCAATGGTTACCTTTTGCTCGATTTCTTTATAGCTGAGGTCAGCGGATTTTTGTTTGGCTCGTTAGCTGTTACATGTACAGCTGCATATGTGGCATTTATATTATATCTAATAAATCATGGAGATTGTTTACCGTCTAGATGGTTTAGCAATTTAGTCAATAAAGGGTACTCGTATATTGGAAAATGA
- the LOC139890315 gene encoding pumilio homolog 12-like — MEHRRNAHYFGTGVPFPPYLPPFVPDGEYFPARFSNLSSPIDVDRNLSNMFSCMNLSPATYAAAPPLLRSTLADQLGRNVAADNGGACVDGLVYSVNDFPVNIPFNQHRFRDDRDVLRRECSDYLFDFDQESNLLSEKYVYSTQMAADNKLKFQNVDFFNEGLGVWSLKELRGRICSLAKDQNGCRILQSLFERATIEDVEIVLSEVINFISDLMKDQFGNYLVQKLVAVCNDNQKTRILFSLINVPGNIIIVCMNPHGTRAMQKLLASLKQPNQVMLVMKALQRGAATLANDPNGYHVILYCVANFHGDFVKPIVNEIAKECYKVATDRSGCCVMQACVEHSSGELRTRIVTEIIVNSLHLAEDPYGNYVLQHLVGLKIPELTALLVRQLQGNLAYLSCNKYGSNVVEKCLNECENQELSSRIILELIRSPNPSLLLVDPYANFVIQSALRVSKGFANDCLRKLISKNVSSMRTNHYGKKILDRFEKKRVLAASS; from the exons ATGGAGCACCGCAGAAACGCACACTATTTTGGAACTGGTGTTCCGTTTCCGCCGTACTTGCCGCCGTTTGTTCCCGACGGCGAGTATTTTCCGGCGAGGTTTTCGAACTTATCGTCTCCGATTGACGTCGATCGGAACTTATCAAACATGTTTTCATGTATGAATCTGTCACCTGCTACTTACGCTGCTGCTCCGCCGTTGCTGCGGAGCACTCTAGCCGATCAACTCGGCCGGAATGTTGCTGCCGATAACGGTGGCGCTTGCGTCGACGGTCTTGTTTATTCGGTGAACGATTTTCCGGTTAACATTCCGTTCAATCAACACCGTTTTCGTGATGATAGGGATGTTCTCCGTCGAGAGTGTTCTGACTATTTGTTTGACTTTGACCAAGAGTCAAACTTGTTATCTGAGAAATATGTTTATTCCACACAAATGGCTGCTGATAACAAATTGAAATTTCAAAATGTGGATTTTTTTAATGAGGGTTTGGGTGTGTGGTCTTTGAAAGAATTAAGGGGAAGAATCTGTAGTCTAGCTAAAGATCAAAATGGTTGTAGGATACTACAATCTTTGTTTGAAAGAGCAACAATTGAAGATGTTGAAATTGTGTTATCTGAAGTGATTAATTTCATTTCTGATTTAATGAAAGATCAATTTGGGAATTATTTAGTTCAAAAGCTTGTTGCAGTGTGCAATGATAATCAGAAGACTCGTATACTTTTTTCCCTAATTAATGTCCCAGGAAATATTATTATTGTGTGTATGAATCCACATGG GACTAGAGCTATGCAAAAATTGTTGGCAAGTTTGAAACAGCCAAATCAGGTTATGTTAGTGATGAAGGCTCTGCAACGCGGTGCAGCCACATTGGCCAATGATCCAAATGGTTATCATGTCATTCTGTATTGTGTGGCTAACTTCCATGGTGATTTTGTCAAG CCTATCGTTAATGAAATAGCAAAAGAGTGCTATAAAGTAGCAACAGATAGAAGTGGTTGCTGTGTCATGCAGGCATGTGTTGAACACTCTAGTGGAGAGCTTAGAACGCGTATAGTCACTGAGATTATCGTCAATTCACTACACCTAGCTGAAGATCCTTATGG TAATTATGTTCTACAGCACCTGGTGGGATTGAAAATACCCGAGTTAACTGCATTGCTTGTTAGGCAACTTCAAGGGAATTTAGCGTATCTTTCGTGCAATAAGTATGGTAGTAACGTTGTAGAGAAATGTCTGAATGAGTGTGAAAATCAAGAGCTATCCTCACGGATCATTCTTGAACTAATCAGAAGCCCAAATCCATCTTTGCTTCTTGTAGACCCGTATGCGAATTTTGTTATTCAGTCTGCTCTAAGAGTTTCCAAG GGTTTTGCCAATGACTGCCTGCGCAAGCTAATTTCCAAGAACGTGTCTTCCATGCGAACCAATCATTATGGTAAAAAGATACTTGATAGATTTGAGAAGAAGAGGGTCCTAGCGGCATCGAGCTAG